One Oncorhynchus masou masou isolate Uvic2021 chromosome 18, UVic_Omas_1.1, whole genome shotgun sequence DNA window includes the following coding sequences:
- the LOC135504105 gene encoding zinc finger protein 217-like has translation MPTHLLPYVESPDGLGQDVLNISSGASMPGSGSSMTPHSATITNKAEAQPEGSLLEALDCMFCDQTFTHQDDLGPHVLTQHPTTLFETTVLRVEAEFLIPGERARSKPRLPSVKEVVFSCVVCDQATEGASELESHMRTHKDCFTFHCNFCGRRFKEPWFLRNHMRFHKAKAQQNLDGPVIINEVIQDQVPEPVITLYKMCFTCGFFFPDKHHLVEHSKVHSKELEADENREKDRQEDPLSQQGFLQVLNLRPLSEKSTIPERSSRWIAQLDPFNTYQAWQLATKGKIAVCPSMAKDLGLIQDHSSNNEDSGSDKELTNIWSEGQEGDNKCVKENLGRELRSRQTAGETPSPEPDQKSSRNDKPTHCEDCGRTFRTYHQLVLHSRVHKRERDEAESPTAFIDGKLSRAGSPKEEGSEEGSDDGAPGDALFSDKSEDGFDQMKVKHLVSSRECSYCGKTFRSSYYLNIHLRTHTGEKPYKCIYCAYAAAQKTSLRYHLDRRHKDKPYTDIPNKPVISVPSPSEKEFTRNRDDKRVPNRSKLWPTPNVRPATKPCDIMKPEDRFNSIGVKIASPLAQVNAEYGKLISTDAYSSSAHIKCPVPVNLKMEGKEINDEGFSTPLNLSLKVSLSISATLIPRNVLISNTCSSCAFSTMYPEVLLMHKKLLHKEKSDITKKNRSLKLKRYTGCPPALEGKDVTLLPLVDRRYPRRTKSPTPQSPGKCTGKTHPSNTHGPKQSLTNEPRKAMGALGLDNQRYRMMMMPPTTSQGQSRFTEPAEQSNTNGRKYSKPVMERPRQSPSDSRVASGLRSCPVRSGSVVIWPSDAARLCLSSRFGSLPTTDFGGEPSSKRQRFSVLPGRETDTVDTGFRMEDRYNRLLPSGRNVASPSHRLQAYAPVKASNPPASASSSSMETDWNMINILRSYTPSDLASLYHPTVANPSHGVQTNPRGSRPLLYPASMLQRRAYSRPISNECSGPTDERA, from the exons ATGCCAACTCACCTGTTGCCATATGTGGAAAGTCCAGATGGACTTGGACAAGACGTTCTAAATATTAGTAGTGGTGCTAGCATGCCAGGGTCTGGCTCCAGCATGACTCCTCACAGTGCCACCATCACTAACAAAGCCGAGGCACAGCCCGAGGGAAGCCTGCTGGAAGCCCTGGACTGTATGTTTTGTGACCAGACCTTCACACACCAAGATGACCTGGGCCCACACGTCCTGACCCAGCACCCCACAACACTGTTCGAAACGACAGTTCTGCGTGTGGAGGCAGAGTTCTTGATCCCAGGTGAGAGGGCCCGGTCCAAACCCAGGTTGCCATCTGTGAAGGAGGTGGTATTTAGCTGCGTTGTGTGTGATCAGGCCACAGAGGGTGCCAGTGAGCTGGAGAGCCACATGAGGACACACAAGGACTGTTTCACATTTCACTGTAACTTTTGTGGCCGGCGGTTCAAAGAACCCTGGTTTCTCAGGAACCATATGAGGTTCCATAAGGCTAAGGCCCAGCAGAACCTGGATGGTCCAGTTATTATCAATGAAGTCATCCAAGACCAAGTCCCAGAGCCCGTAATCACCCTTTATAAAATGTGCTTTACCTGTGGCTTCTTTTTTCCCGATAAACACCATTTGGTGGAACACAGCAAAGTACATAGTAAAGAATTAGAGGCTGATGAAAACAGAGAGAAGGATAGACAGGAAGATCCCCTCAGTCAACAAGGTTTTTTGCAGGTACTCAACCTTCGCCCCCTCTCTGAGAAAAGTACTATACCAGAGAGATCTTCTAGGTGGATTGCCCAACTAGACCCTTTCAACACCTACCAGGCCTGGCAACTTGCCACCAAGGGAAAGATAGCAGTTTGTCCAAGTATGGCTAAAGATCTAGGCCTAATCCAAGACCACAGCTCTAACAACGAGGACTCTGGCTCAGATAAAGAACTGACAAACATCTGGTCAGAAGGCCAAGAAGGTGACAACAAGTGTGTTAAAGAAAACTTGGGTAGAGAACTGAGATCCAGACAGACTGCTGGAGAGACCCCATCACCAGAACCTGATCAGAAGTCAAGTCGAAATGACAAGCCAACGCACTGTGAGGACTGTGGGAGGACATTCAGGACGTACCACCAGCTTGTTCTCCACTCCAGGGTGCacaagagggagagggatgaggcgGAGAGCCCCACCGCCTTCATTGATGGCAAGCTCTCCAGAGCAGGGTCCCCCAAAGAAGAGGGGTCTGAAGAAGGGTCAGATGACGGAGCACCGGGAGATGCCTTATTTTCAG ATAAAAGTGAAGATGGATTTGATCAAATGAAGGTGAAACATCTTGTGTCCTCCAGGGAGTGTAGTTACTGCGGCAAGACATTCCGTTCCAGCTATTACCTCAACATTCACCTCAGGACCCATACAG GTGAAAAACCATACAAATGTATATACTGTGCCTATGCTGCAGCCCAGAAAACCTCACTGAGATATCACTTAGATAGACGTCACAAGGACAAACCTTATACTGACATCCCCAATAAGCCTGTGATATCTGTGCCATCTCCCAGTGAGAAAGAATTCACCAGAAACAGAGATGACAAACGGGTCCCCAACCGATCCAAACTGTGGCCAACTCCCAATGTCAGGCCTGCAACCAAACCTTGTGACATTATGAAACCAGAAGATAGATTTAATAGCATCGGTGTCAAGATTGCCAGCCCACTTGCTCAAGTGAATGCTGAGTATGGGAAATTGATTTCTACGGATGCTTACTCTTCTTCTGCACACATAAAATGCCCCGTACCTGTTAACCTGAAGATGGAAGGAAAGGAAATAAATGATGAGGGCTTCAGCACCCCATTAAATTTGTCCTTAAAAGTTTCACTTTCCATCTCCGCCACCCTAATACCAAGGAATGTGTTGATTTCCAATACATGTTCGTCCTGTGCCTTCAGCACTATGTACCCAGAGGTTCTGCTCATGCACAAGAAGCTGCTTCACAAGGAGAAGTCTGACATTACTAAGAAGAACAGAAGTCTAAAACTGAAGCGTTATACTGGCTGCCCCCCTGCCCTTGAGGGCAAAGATGTCACCCTGCTGCCTCTTGTAGATCGGAGATACCCTCGCCGGACCAAATCCCCAACCCCTCAGTCTCCTGGAAAATGTACAGGAAAGACTCACCCCTCCAACACTCATGGGCCTAAACAGTCTCTCACCAATGAACCCCGGAAGGCGATGGGAGCCCTGGGCCTGGACAATCAGCGGTACAGGATGATGATGATGCCGCCTACCACCAGCCAGGGCCAATCCAGGTTTACAGAGCCAGCAGAACAATCCAACACCAATGGTAGAAAATATAGCAAACCTGTAATGGAGAGACCGAGGCAGAGCCCATCGGACAGCAGAGTGGCAAGCGGCTTAAGAAGCTGTCCTGTGAGGAGCGGTAGTGTTGTAATCTGGCCCTCAGATGCTGCCAGGCTATGCCTCTCCAGCCGGTTCGGTAGTCTTCCCACAACTGACTTTGGTGGTGAACCTTCCAGTAAGAGGCAGAGATTTTCTGTGCTCCCCGGAAGGGAAACGGACACTGTTGATACTGGCTTCAGGATGGAGGACAGGTACAACAGACTGCTTCCCTCAGGAAGAAATGTAGCCTCTCCCTCTCACAGGCTGCAAGCCTATGCCCCAGTCAAAGCGTCCAACCCTCCAGCCTCTgcaagcagcagcagcatggAGACTGACTGGAATATGATCAACATCCTCCGTTCCTACACCCCCAGTGACCTGGCCTCCCTCTACCATCCCACTGTGGCTAACCCCAGTCATGGAGTGCAGACAAACCCAAGAG GGAGTAGGCCATTACTCTATCCAGCTAGTATGCTACAGAGGAGAGCCTATTCCAGACCCATCAGTAATGAATGCAGTGGACCCACTGATGAAAGGGCTTAA